In Zingiber officinale cultivar Zhangliang chromosome 8B, Zo_v1.1, whole genome shotgun sequence, a single genomic region encodes these proteins:
- the LOC122017920 gene encoding glycine-rich RNA-binding protein 4, mitochondrial-like — translation MAFANRIGNLLKKSVTSSSLFQAARWMSSSKVFIGGLSYGTDDQSLREAFTSFGEVVEARVIMDRETGRSRGFGFVTFTSSEEASAAISGMDGKDVHGRMVRVNYATDRTGGFRDNGGGYGGGYGGGGGFGGGYGGGAAGGGYAGGDSYNGGGYGGGAAGGGSYGGGAAGGGYAGGGSYNGGGANPYGGGNFDVTGGENRYGSDNGGGFGGASDDEQRNDYANRAN, via the exons ATGGCTTTTGCAAATAGAATTGGTAATCTCTTGAAGAAATCTGTAACTTCCAGTTCATTATTTCAAGCAGCAAGGTGGATGTCATCCTCAAAAGTTTTCATTGGAG GACTTTCATATGGCACGGATGATCAAAGTCTGAGAGAAGCATTTACTAGTTTTGGTGAAGTGGTTGAAG CTCGAGTTATCATGGACAGGGAAACTGGACGGTCCAGGGGGTTTGGATTTGTGACATTTACTTCTAGCGAAGAAGCCTCTGCTGCCATTAGTGGCATGGATGGAAAG GATGTTCATGGCCGGATGGTTAGAGTTAACTATGCTACTGATCGAACGGGTGGATTTCGTGATAATGGTGGTGGTTATGGAGGCGGctatggtggtggtggtggttttGGAGGCGGCTATGGTGGTGGTGCTGCTGGAGGTGGTTATGCTGGTGGAGACAGCTACAATGGTGGCGGCTATGGTGGCGGTGCTGCTGGAGGTGGCAGTTATGGTGGCGGTGCTGCTGGAGGTGGCTATGCTGGTGGAGGCAGCTACAATGGTGGCGGTGCAAATCCTTACGGAGGTGGCAATTTTGATGTTACCGGAGGTGAAAACAGATATGGTAGCGACAATGGCGGAGGATTTGGTGGTGCCTCCGATGATGAGCAGCGTAATGACTATGCCAACAGGGCTAATTAG